In Sphaerospermopsis torques-reginae ITEP-024, the genomic window TGTAGTAAAGACAATTTCAGAATCGCTAAGTTGTAGAAAAATAATTACTTGCTCAATTGGACACCAGTATTGACGTTTTAATCTGGTGTAATAATCCAACATCCTAAAATCTAGTGGTGGTTTGGATTTAGGTGTAGTTTGAAATTCTAAATGCAGAATTTCCTGAGAAATTTGTAAAAATGTAACAGAATCAGCACGAATAGGATCGAGATTCAGTTCTGTTTTCAGTACCTGGATATCTGAAGTTTCTGATGATAGTAACCATCTAGCAAATTCACCAGGATACTTTTCGGCGAGGTACTTGCAACTATTATCGTAAACCAAGGTATAATTATTCAGGTAAAGTAGGTGTTTTTGATCATAACACCTGATAGCGAGGATAAATCACGGAACAACAAACAAAACTTTGATTTGTTATCAATCCATATAGTTGGAATTTGTTTGTTTACCAGATATTTATCATCGCTATTTTCTTTAACTTTATTTTCTTTAATTTTATTCCAAATCTCGATGAGTAAAGGATTTCGCATTCGCACCAGTGTAGTTTTTCACAATATGGCCATCACCACACATTTGATATTTGTAAGTTACCAAACCTTCTAAACCCACAGGTCCACGAGGTGGCATTTGTTGGGTACTAATTCCCACTTCTGCACCAAAACCATAACGGAAACCATCTGCAAAACGAGTAGAACAATTATGATAAACTCCCGCTGCATTAACTAAAGCTTGAAAAGTTGCTGCTGCTGTTAAATCTTCTGTAACAATGGCTTCTGTGTGCCGAGAACCATATTCACTAATATGATTTATTGCTGCTTCTAAAGAATCAACCATTTTAATGGCTAAAATTAAATCACTGTATTCTGTTTCCCAATCAATTTCTGTTGCTAAATCAATATTCGTTAAAATTTCTAAAGTGCGTTCATCACCTCTTAATTCTACATTTTGCATTCGCAAAGCTTCAGCAACTTGGGGTAAAAATTCCCCAGCAATACTACTGTGAATTAATAAAGTTTCAATGGCATTACAAGCCGCAGGATATTGAGTTTTAGAATCTACAGTAATATTAATTGCCTTCTCAAAATCAGCCGCTTGATCTATATAAAGATGACAAATTCCGTCGGCGTGACCTAAAACGGGAATGCGGGTATTTTCTTGAACAAACCTCACAAAAGAATTAGAACCTCTGGGAATAATTAAATCTACATATTTATCTAATTTTAAAAGTTCTAAAATTTCTGATCTCGTTGTTAATAATTGCACAGCATCGGGGTTAACAGCAGTACCAGATAAACCTTTTTTAATAGCTTTAACTATTGCTTCACAAGAACGTAAAGCTTCTTTTCCACCTTTGAGAATGACACCATTACCTGATTTAATTGCTAAAGAAACAATTTGAATAGCTGCTTCAGGACGGGCTTCAAAAATAATACCTAACACACCTAAAGGACAGGTAATACGTTTGAGAATTAAACCATTATCAATTTCTCGATGAATTTGTACCTTACCAACAGGATCATCTAACTTTCCTACATCACGCACACCAGCGATCGCATCTCTTAATTTATGTGCATCTAACTGTAAACGTTTATAAAGAGGTTTAGCGATACCTTCAGCCATAGCCGCTTCACAGTCAGCCACATTAGCAGCTAATATTTCATCCTGTGCAGATTCTAAAGCCAGAGCGATCGCATTAATCGCTTGATTTTTCTCCTCAGTGGCAAGTACACCCAGTTTACTAGAAGCTAAACGAGTTTTTTGGGCAATTTCAGTTAAACCAGAAACAACTTCTACAGTAGTCATCACAAAAATAAATTCACAATATAACAATCTTAATATTAGTTATTAGTCATTGGTCATTAGTCATTAGTTGCTTGTTACTCTTCCCCTACTTCCCCTACCTATTTACTGTCACCTGTCACCTGTCTCCTGGCTTCTTCTTTAACTTTTGCGAAATTTTGATGACGAATCGTGGATCTATTGAGTATTCATAGATAACGATCATGTAAGCATTTAGCTTTCAGCAGTCAGTAGTCAACTTTTTAACACCTAAGGCAGAAATCATTATTTGATTATTTGCCTCCTGTCTCCTGACTCCTGACTCCTGACTCCTGAATTATTACAAAATATCACCCTCTTGATCCGGGATTACATCATGTCATTACAATCAGGCTTAGATGCCTTTCAACAGGGACGCTATCAAGAAGCAGTGTATCTGCTAGAGGAATTTTCCGAAACTTCTCTAGAACTGAGTTCTCCAGACTATCTCACAGCGCAAATGTGGCTGATGAAAGCTTATCAAAAAATAGGCGACATCGAACAAGCGAAAATCATCTGGCAAAAATTAATCAATAGTGATAACCCACAGGTGCGAGAATGGGCAGAACAAGATCGCCCATTTTTTACATCAGCTAACCAGCCTAGTTTTGCAAAAGCTGGAAGGGCAGCAGCTACGGGTGTAACCTTAGCAATGGGGGGAGTAGGTGGTAATTTAGCCTTAGCATCCTGTGTCACCATAGCCTTACTATTTGGCATGGTTTTTGTTTTAGGTTTAAGCCTAGTATTAATTTACAACAGTAGCGATCCCATGACCGGTTTAGCGATCGCTATTGCCATTACCTTAATATTCAACACAGCGGCATTTTTCCTGTCACCCTTGCTGATGGATCTTAGCCAAAGCTGGCTGTATCATACCCGTTGGGTGGACTTAGCAGAAATTGAAAGCCAAAGTCCAGAAACAGGAAAAATAATTCGCCAAGTTTGCCAACAAAAAAATATCACAATTCCCAGACTGGGCATCATTGACGACCAAAACCCCACCGCTTTCACCTATGGTTCTTTACCCAACAGTGCGCGGTTAGTCGTCAGTCAAGGACTTTTCACCTATTTAGATGATGATGAAATAGCCACCGTTTACGCCCACGAACTAGGACACATAGTTCACTGGGACTTTGCTGTAATGACCGTAGCTTCTACCTTAGTGCAGATTTGCTACTTAGTTTACAGCACAGCTAGAAGGTTCTCTCGTGGTGGTGGAGACAACAAAATCAAAGATGCTTTGCAAACAGCCAGTTTAGTAGCTTACATCTTTTATATTATTGGTACTTACCTACTGTTATATCTTTCTCGTACTAGAGAATACTTTGCAGACCATTTCGCAGCAGAAACCACCGGCAACCCTAACGGACTTTCTCGCGCCTTAGTGAAAATTGCCTATGGCATAGTTGAAGAAGGTTCACGTTCTCAAGAACCCAGCCGGTTAATAGAAGGAACTCGCGCTTTAGGCATTTATGACCACAAAGCCGCAGCTTCTACGGGTACAGCTTACCGCATTGCTTCCGATCCGCAAAAAATCGGTCGTGTCTTTTTATGGGATATGTTTAACCCTTGGGGTTGGTGGATGGAACTCAACTCTACCCATCCCCTCACAGGTAAACGAGTCCGCGCCCTCAGCACCTACGCTGAACAACTAGGTTTACCCACAGAGTTTGACATTGGGGCAGTTATCGGTGAAGGTAAAACCCTTAATAAAAGCAAGCTTTATGGCAATTTCTTTGTAGATATCGTCCTGTACGGTGCAGAAACCATCGGTTTCGTCCTGGGTATAATTATCGGCTTGTTCATGTTGTCAACTTCTAACAACCCAGGCTTACTATTTGGTATGGCATTAATGGGTTTAGGAGTGGGAATTTTAGTCAAAGCTTTTGTGATGTTCCCTGACTATTCCCATGCTGCACCCACTGATATTCTGCTATATAAAACCTAGACAAAGCTAGACTTTACTTTCTACTTCAACGGGAGCATGGGAGCGGTTATCCCTCAGTAGACTTGCACGCTGTAGCCCAACGCGACTTTCTCAGGTTAAGTTTTGGAAACAGACTATCACTATCAATGCTTGGTTTTCGCGTCGGTAATAGTCTGATTCAATACTTGATATCTGAGGATTATATATCAAGTTGGCATTTTTCTGAGCTAACTTATGTCAATTTTTGTCAATATAAGTATATTTTCGTCTATAAAATGGTCAACTTAGGACAAGCTCATTTTTGTCTGGATGTTTCAATCCCTAATAGGGAGTATTGGAAATTGCAATCGGCGCGGGATGAATTAGCTGAAGCATCGGCTGGTTTCAATCCCTAATAGGGAGTATTGGAAATTGCAATTTTCTCAAGGGAAATTTTTTGATAGGAGCAGATGGGTTTCAATCCCTAATAGGGAGTATTGGAAATTGCAATTGATTCTAATAATGGGGCTATTCGCCAAGCTCTTGGGTTTCAATCCCTAATAGGGAGTATTGGAAATTGCAATCATCACAAAGCAGTGCCAGAAATTAGTACCTGTGGTTTCAATCCCTAATAGGGAGTATTGGAAATTGCAATAGCGGCATCCTGAAAGCCTGTCTATATTTAGTTTTCAAGGTTCGATTGCGCGAGTGACTCCATCATAGTCCATTTCAGGAATCGTGTCAAGAGCAAAAAACGCCCAAACCCAGTCTGTGTAACGTGCGCGGGTGGTTGGAAAAGCAGAACAACCCCAAAGTCAAGCCTATCAAGAGATACAGGCATTTTTTTACAACACCA contains:
- a CDS encoding zinc metalloprotease HtpX, producing the protein MSLQSGLDAFQQGRYQEAVYLLEEFSETSLELSSPDYLTAQMWLMKAYQKIGDIEQAKIIWQKLINSDNPQVREWAEQDRPFFTSANQPSFAKAGRAAATGVTLAMGGVGGNLALASCVTIALLFGMVFVLGLSLVLIYNSSDPMTGLAIAIAITLIFNTAAFFLSPLLMDLSQSWLYHTRWVDLAEIESQSPETGKIIRQVCQQKNITIPRLGIIDDQNPTAFTYGSLPNSARLVVSQGLFTYLDDDEIATVYAHELGHIVHWDFAVMTVASTLVQICYLVYSTARRFSRGGGDNKIKDALQTASLVAYIFYIIGTYLLLYLSRTREYFADHFAAETTGNPNGLSRALVKIAYGIVEEGSRSQEPSRLIEGTRALGIYDHKAAASTGTAYRIASDPQKIGRVFLWDMFNPWGWWMELNSTHPLTGKRVRALSTYAEQLGLPTEFDIGAVIGEGKTLNKSKLYGNFFVDIVLYGAETIGFVLGIIIGLFMLSTSNNPGLLFGMALMGLGVGILVKAFVMFPDYSHAAPTDILLYKT
- a CDS encoding glutamate-5-semialdehyde dehydrogenase → MTTVEVVSGLTEIAQKTRLASSKLGVLATEEKNQAINAIALALESAQDEILAANVADCEAAMAEGIAKPLYKRLQLDAHKLRDAIAGVRDVGKLDDPVGKVQIHREIDNGLILKRITCPLGVLGIIFEARPEAAIQIVSLAIKSGNGVILKGGKEALRSCEAIVKAIKKGLSGTAVNPDAVQLLTTRSEILELLKLDKYVDLIIPRGSNSFVRFVQENTRIPVLGHADGICHLYIDQAADFEKAINITVDSKTQYPAACNAIETLLIHSSIAGEFLPQVAEALRMQNVELRGDERTLEILTNIDLATEIDWETEYSDLILAIKMVDSLEAAINHISEYGSRHTEAIVTEDLTAAATFQALVNAAGVYHNCSTRFADGFRYGFGAEVGISTQQMPPRGPVGLEGLVTYKYQMCGDGHIVKNYTGANAKSFTHRDLE